A segment of the Terriglobia bacterium genome:
TAACATTGGCCCAACTGGTCGATCAGGCCTATGCAGGTAGCGACCATCCATTGCTCAACACCACTGCCGGCTGGCCGGGTTCGCCTTGGGATACTTCGTTCCGCTCCAAGCACGTCAGGGGCGGCCCCTCGTGGGTAGAAACCGACAAGTTCACGATCGAGGCCAAAGCCGCGGTCGCTATTACGGATGCAGGATTATCAGGAAGGCCAAGTCGGAACCTTGTAACGCTGCCCGGGGCCATGAGTCAGGCGCTGCGCGCTATGCTCGAAGACCGATTCCAGTTGAAGGTGCGGCGAGAGCGGGAACAACAGGACTTGTACGCGCTGAAGGTTGCAAAGGGCGGATTGAACAAGCAGAAGATCACGAGCCCGCCCCCGGGTGACTGCATCACGATTGAGGAATACTCCGCGTTGGCCCGACAGGGGCGCGCGCCTGGAGACGAGCAGAGAATCTGCGGCCACATGCTCTCCACGCTCGACCGCGGACTGATCTTCAGCAGTTTTACGCTGCAGAAACTGGCGGAGTACCTGTCGACCTCGATGGAACGCTACGTTGTCGACCAGACAGGACTCAACGGGCAGTTCAACTTTGTGCTGCAACTCGACCCGGATGACCACACGCGGGGTGATGATTTCTACATCAGGGCGCTTGAACGACTCGGGCTGAAGATTGAGACGACGAAAGGCCCGGCGGAGTACCTCCTCATAGAAAGCGTGCAGCGGCCGAAGCCGAATACGCCTGATGCGAGTGCACTCCAACCGCCACCCCACGCGCAGGGACCCGGGAGGAAGCCGCGATGAATCCTCCCACAGTCGTCATTGTCAGCCTGATGCTGGCGACTGCGCGAAATGCGCCGCGTCCGTCCGAAGCGGGAAAGCTCACCCGCGACGATATCCGCGAGCTGGAGCGCATCATCAAGCAGCGCGAGGAAAGGGAACCCGAAACGAGAAGGAGGTCGAAATGATTTCCGCCCTCATGAACCATCTCTGGCAATCAACTCTTTTCGTGCTCGCGGCTGCGATTGTCGCGGCAGCGCTGCGGAAGAACGGCGCGCACATTCGGCACGGCGTGTGGGTTATCGCGTCGCTGAAGTTCCTGGTCCCGTTCTCTTTGTTAATTAGCGCGGGTTCGGCACTGACCGTGTTCAGGCCGCCGGCGGCCATCACTGCGGACACGACGACGGCTGTCACGCCCTCACTGCCGCTCACGGTCGACCGATTCGCGCAGCCGTTCACGAGCGATGACTTCGTGCCGGCTGGCCCGATGCGCGCAACGGCATCGACAACGAACTGGATACCAACGGTGCTGCTCATTATCTGGGGAGTTGGATTCCTGGCTGTGGCATGGAAGCGAATCCGTGACTGGCGACGGATTTGCGCGGTTGTCCGTCAGAGTACGCCCGTCGCACTGCAAAGTCCCATTCCCGTTAGGTCTTCGTCAGGTCTTCTCGAACCGGGTATTGTCGGCATCTGGCATCCCGTGCTGCTCGTGCCGGCGGGCATCGAACACTGTCTTACGCCGTCGCAGCTCAACGCCGTTTTCGCGCACGAATTGCGTCACGTCCAGCGTCGCGACAACCTCACAGCCGCGATCCACATGGTCGTCGAAGCCGTGTTCTGGTTTTACCCACCGGTTTGGTGGATCGGTGCCCGGATGGTCGAGGAGCGTGAGCGCGCCTGCGACGAGTACGTGCTCGGTGCCTTCGGGGAGCCGCAAAACTATGCGGAGAGCATCCTCAACGTCTGCAAGCTGTATGTCGAGTCGCCGCTGCCATGCGTCTCCGGCGTCAACGGATCGGACTTGAAGAAGCGCGTCGCGGCCATCATGTCCAGCCGCATCGGTGCGCGGTTGAACTTCGCGCGCAAGGCGGCGCTGACGCTCGCGGCGATCCTTGCGATCGCGCTGCCGCTCGTCGCCGGGATGCTGACGGCGCCCTTTCGCGCGCCGGCGCCCGGCCCGGCCACGGCGACGACGGAACAATCGCCGCCGGCGAAGTTCGACCTCGTTTCGATCAGAGCGTGTTCCGGACCCACGCAATCGGGAAGTGCAGTTCCGAGTACGCCCGGTCTTCGGAGCGGCGCAACGCCCTCGGCGGCGCAGACATCGCCCGGCTACGTTTACTGGGACTGCGTGACGCTGGCCAAACTGGTCGATCAGGCCTATGCGGATAGCGACCATCCGCTGCTCAACAGCACCGTCCATCCGCAGCCGGATCCGATCACTCGTGTTTCGCGCCAGCCGAAGCGCGTAAGGGGCGGACCGTCGTGGGTCGAAACCGACATGTTCACAATCGAGGCCAAAGCCTCCGTCGACGTCACGGATGCGGGATTGGTTGGAAGGCCCAACCGGAACCTGACAACGCTGCCCGGGGCCATGAGTCAGGCGCTGCGCGCCATGCTTGAAGACAGGTTCCAGTTGAAGGTGCGGCGAGTGCAGGAACAGCAGGACTTGTACGCGCTGAAGATCGCGAAGGGCGGATTGAACAAGCAGAAGGTCACCAAGCCGACGGCGGGCGACTGCATCACGATTGAGGAATACTCCGCGTTGGCGCAACAGGGGCAGGCGCCCTACATGCCAAAGATCTGCGGCCGCCTCCTTTCCGCGCACGAGGGATTGATCTTCAGCAGTGTCACGATGCATTGGCTGGCGGAGGTCCTGTCGTCATCGCTGGATCGCTTTGTCGTCGACCAGACAGGAGTCGACGGGCTGTTCAACTTCGCGCTGCTCTACCCGGAGGACGGCCCGCGGGGCGATGAATTTTTCATCAGGGCGCTTGAACAGCTCGGATTGAAGCTCGAGACGACGAAAGGGCCGGCGGAGTACCTCCTCATCGAGAGCGTTCAGCGGCCGAAGCCGAATTCGCCTGATGCGGATGCACTCCAACCGCCACCCCACGCGCAGGGACCCGGGAGGAAGCCGCGGTGAATCTCTCCGCAGTCGTCATTGTCAGCCTAATGCTGGCGACTGCGCAAAATGCGACGCGCCCGTCTGATTTGTCTGGCCGCGTCGTGTTCTCGGACGCCGGCGTGCCGGGAGTGACGGTCAGCGCCGCACGCAGCATCGACTCGGATCCCCGCGCGGTCGGGCGGAGCGTGGCGACCCTCACGAATGAAGAGGGCGTCTTTCGGCTGGCCAATCTCGAGGACGGCACGTGGACGCTGCACGTCGAGATGCGCGGCTTCGTCTCGATCGATCGCGATGTCGTTGTGCCGCTCACAGAGCCGCCGCTCGTCTTCGCGCTTAAGATGCGGCCGTTTGAAGAAATCGTACGGAGCGGCGGCGCGAGGGTCGCATCGGCAGACGCATCCCTTCCTCGCGCAGCCCCGCCCGTCGCCGCGCCACCCGACGAGCCCGGCATTATCAACGGCAGCCTCACCAACGGCGCCGCGACGCCATTCGCACTGCCACGCGCGATTGGCAACAACCGCCCGCGCCTTGGACGGCTCTACTACGGCAGTTTCACAAGCAACCTGGCGAATTCCGCGTTGAACGCGCGGCCCTATTCGTTTGGCGGCTCGGCCGTCGCTGCGGACACGAGCAATGTCCAACTCGGTTTCAATCTGGGCGGGCCGTTCAGGATTCCGTGGCTGATCGCGCACGGCCCGATGATGACGCTCGGGCTCGACTACGGCGCCAACAGCAACGCGACGGCGCAGTCCGCGTTCATGCCTACTGGGGCGGAGCGCGCCGGCGATTTCTCGCAGTCCGCCACAATAGTCCACGATCCGCTGACAGGCCTGCCGTTCGCCGACAACACGATTCCCGCCGATCGGATCAGTCCGCAGGCGACGGCACTGTTCGCATATTACCCGTTGCCAAACACGACGACGGAGGGCGCGAACTTTCAGCGGGCGATCGCGACCGGGACGCGGCAGGGCTCGGCACGATTTCAGACATGGTACGCACTGACGCGGCGCGATCGGATACAGGGCGACGTCTCAGGACGGCGTTCCGTCGCCGAGTCGGTCAACCTGTTTGATTTCACCGATGCGCGGCGCCAGAATTCGTTCGACGCAAAAATCGACTGGACGCACACCTTCTCGCAGCGCCTGCAGATGACCAGCCGATACCGGTACATGCAATCAGTTGCAACGCTGACGCCGTTTTTCGCGAATCGGATCGACGTCTCGGCAGACGCCGGCATCGCGGGTAACGATCGGAGTTCAGTGAATTGGGGACCGCCAACGGTCGCGTTTCCGACCATCGCCGACCTGGATGACGTTGAATATCAGCGCACTGTAACGTTTCTGCACGCCCTTGGCGTCTCGTTCCTGTGGAGGCGTGGCGGACACAACATGACTTTCGGTGGCGACGTCAACCGGACGGCGTTCGATCAGGCGGCGCAGCCGGATGCGCGCGGGACGTTGTCGTTCACGGGCGCGGCCACCGGCAACGCGCTCGCCGATTTTCTGTTGGGCATTCCGACAACCAGCTCGATGGCTCTCGGCACCACACACACCGTGCTGCGCGGAGCGACGTTCGACGCCTACTTCACCGACGATTTCCGGATCGCGACGGGCTTCACGCTCAATGTCGGCGCGCGTTGGGAGTACGAGTCGCCGTTCACCGAGCGGGAAGGCCGGCTCGCCAACTTCGATGTCGTACCCGGTTTTGCGGCCGTCAGTCCCGTGCTTGCGAGCGATCCCGTCGGATCGCTTACCGGCCGCCGCTACCCGGCGTCGTTGCTGCGCGTCGACAAGCGCGGCATCGAGCCTCGCATCGCCGTCTCCTGGCGGCCGAAGCTCACGTCGTCTCTCGTCATTCGCGCGGGATACGGCCTGTACCGTAATCTTGGCACGTACCAGTCGCTGGCGCTCCTCCTCGCGCAGCAGCCGCCGTTCGCGAAGACGTTCAGCATCCAGAACACACCGGCGACGCCGCTGACGCTTGCCAATCCGTTTCCCGCATCTCTACCGGCGAACTCGAACACGTTCGCAATCGATCCGGATTATCGCGCCGGCTTTTCGCATTCATGGCAGATAACGGTGCAGAGCGAGCTCCCCGCGTCGATGACGGTGATCGCCGGTTACTTCGCGAATCGCGGCACGCATCTCATGCAGGCGTTTCTGCCGAACACGTACCCGGCAGGCGCGGTCAATCCATGTCCAGCCTGTCCAACCGGTTTCATCTATGTCACATCGAACGGCACTTCCAGCAGAGATGCGGCACAGTTCACGCTACGCCGCCGTTTGCACAACGGGTTCACGGCAGGCCTACAGTACACGCTCGCCAAGGCGACCGACGACGCGGCGACCTTCAACAATAGCGGGATCGAGCCGGGCTCGCTGGCGATAGCGCAGGATTGGCTCAACCTTGCCGCCGAGCGCGCGCCGTCCTCGTCCGATCAGCGGCATCTGGTTTCGATCCAGTTTCAGTACGGCACCGGCAGGCGTCTGACCGGCGGCATGCTCGAGGACTCGAAGATGGGACGGATTTTCAACGGATGGACCGTCGACGGCCAGTTGAACGCCGGCAGCGGATTGCCGTTCACGCCGGTGGCATTCGTCGCCGTCAACGGCACAGGCGTCGTCGGAGTGCGGCCACGGCTCACAGGTGAATCGCCGGCGCCGACGGCAGCCGGGGCGTACGCCAATGTGGCTGCCTACGCCGCGCCGTTGCCTGGCGCCTGGGGCGACGCAGGACGAAACTCGATTCGGGGACCGTCGCAGTTCACGCTCGACATGTCGGTTGCAAGGACGTTCCTGCTGCCCCGTCGGTTGCGGATCGACTGGCGGGTCAACGCGACGAACGTCCTCAACCATGTCACGTTCTCGTCGATCAACACGGTGATCACGAGTCCGCAGTTCGGCTTGCCCACGCGCACAAACGCGATGCGGCGGATTCAGATGTCGTTGGTGTTCGGGTTCTGAAATGAAACTCATGATCGTGACACAGCTGGCATTATTAGCCGCAGCGGCGGGGCTCGGCCTGCCGGTTGTGGGACAGCAGCAGCCGCGACCGACGTTTCGCGCGTCCGTAAATCTCATCGTGCAGACGGTAAGCGTGAAGGACAAACAGGGCAAGCCTATCCTCGGCCTTACTGCCAAGGATTTCATTGTAACCGAGGATGGGCAGAGGCAGGAGATCGCATTTGTAGAGTACGAGGCGCTGGACACGACGCCGCTCGCGCCGTTGACCGTCCTGACGACGGAGACCGAACGCATGCCAAGCGCGCCGGTGACTTCGCTCCCGCCGCTGACGAAGGGGACGGTCGCAATTCCTTCGACCGCCAATACGAAGTACCTCGGCCGTCGGCTCGTGGTCCTGTATTTCGATCTCATCGGCATGTCGTTCTTCGATAAAGGGCGAACGTTCTCGAGCGCTGCCGAATATGTCGCGAAGCGGATGACAGCGGCCGACATGGTCGCCGTCATGGTCTTCCAGGGCCGAGGCGTCGAGCTGCGAAAGGACTTCACGGATGATCGGATGGCGCTCGCCGAGGTAGTTCGGCAACTCGCGATCGAAGCAGACGACGCGCGACAGAATCAGTTCTTGGCCGGTTTCGATCCAGGCGGCGCATTCGGCGAGGACAGCCCAACATTCAATCTCTTCGCCACGGATCGTCAACTAAACGCGCTGCAGACGGCGGTCACCGATCTCGGACCGCTCCGGCAGGCGAAGACGCTGATCTATTTTGGCAGCGGATTGCGGGACACGGGCGGCTACGCGAACATCGCGCAGCTGCGCGCGACAGTGAACGCGGCCGTCCGCGCCAACGTGACCCTCAATCCGATCGACGCACGCGGACTCGAGGCAATTCCGCCCATGGGCGACGCGACCCAATCGTCGGCGGGCGGCGCCGGCATGTTCTCGGGGACGATCGCGCAGATGGCGGTCTCGCGCGCAGACCGCGAGCGCGACCTGCTATATGCGATTGCGAAAGACACCGGAGGACGCGCGACATTCGATACGAACGATCTCGCACGCGGCATCGCGGACGCCGCGGGCACGATCGGCAGCTACTACACTCTCGGTTACTACTCGAACAATACTGCGACCGACGGAAGGTACCGCCGCGTGAAGGTGACGCTGGCCGATGGGGTCGCAGCGGAGCTGTCCTATCGACAGGGGTACTACGGCGAAAAGGACTACAGCAAATTCAACGCCTTCGACAAGGAGCGCCAACTCTCCGAGGCGCTCAGGCTGGAGGATCCGATCACCGACGTCCCGATGGCGCTGGAGCTAAATTATTTTCAGATCAGCAGCGTCGAGTACTTCGTCCCGATCTCGGTCCGCATGCCGGGCGGTGATCTGGCGCGGCTCCGGCCGGACGGGTCGTCGAAGTCGCGCATCGACATGATCGGCGAGATCAAGGACGAATACGGCGTGACCATGCGGAACTGGCGCGATCTGATCGAGTTCTCGCTCGATCAGAACGAGGCCGGCCGTGTCGCGAGCCGGCCGATTCAGTACGAGACCGGATTTTCCCTGCTGCCCGGCAAATACACGATCAAGGTGCTTGCGCGCGACGCGACGGCGGGTCGCATCGGGACCTATCTGCACTCGTTCACGATTCCAAATCTCGAACAGGAACAGACGAAACTGCCCACGAGTTCGGTCGTCATCACCCAGCAGCGCGTGGCCGGCGCCGACGCGCTCTTCACCGTCAAGCAGAAGATTCCAATCGCGGTCGCCAATCCGCTCTTTCACGACGGCCAGCGGCTCGTGCCGAACGTCACGCGCACTCTTCAAACCAACCGTCCCCTTTACGTGTTCCTGCAAGCATACGAGCGGAGTGCCGAAACGATGCGCCCCCTGGCGGCGTACGTGACGTTCATCCGCGATGGCGTGAAGGTCTTGGAAACGGACACGCTCGAAATCAACGAATGGGATCCAAAACTCAAGGGCGTGCCCATCCGGTTCACCATTCAGCTCAGCAGCCTCGAACCCGGTCCGTACGACTGCCAGATCAGCGTGCTCGATCCCATCGGCAACCATGCCGCCTTCTGGCGAGCCCCGGTGATGATTGTGCGGTAGTACTCTACCAATCGAAGAAGTCTTGTTCTGTGTTGTCACCAAGCGATTCTCCCTTGCCCCTGAATAGCAATGCTTATAAAGTTCTCGCCATAATAACTGGCGGCTTCGCGTGGCTTTTCCTGCTCGGAGGACACCATGTTGAGTTACGCACGACAGATGATTGCCTGCGTCATGACACTGTTTTGTCTCGCGGCAAGCCTGGGAGCCGCCCATCAGATTGGAACGGCCCAGCCTGCCACTCCACAAAGCGCGAAGACGACCGTTGACAACGCGATTGCGCTCTGGAACAAGGGCGAATTCGAGGCGGCGCTGGCCGAGTTTCGGAAGAGTATCGAAGCCGATGCCGGCAACCTGGCGCTTCACGCGAAATTCGCGAAGGCGGTTATGGGGGACCCACGCGCTCGGCGCCCCGACGCTGCGGCGAAGGCGCTCGCTGATCTGCGGGGTCTCTACGCCCGCTGGATGACGGAAAACCCGGCGCGGGCAGTCTATCCCTATGCCGCTGCGCTGCTGCTGGATCGGACCCAGGCATCCAGGAAGGAACAACTGCTGCTGAAGGCGGCAGCACTGGATCGGAGGATTGTCGAGCCCTACGTGGAGCTCGTCAATCTCCACAGCGGATATGACGACGCGCTTGCGCTGACCTACGCGAAGAAGGCGCTCGAGATCAAGCCGGCCGACATTCCGTTGCAAGTCATGTACGCCAGAGTGTTGTGGTCGGTCGACCGGACCGCCGCGCGGCGATACTACGACGGCCTGCTCAAACGGGCGGCGGGCACCAAGGAAGGTGCTGTCGCGTTCCAACATTTGATCATGAACGTCGAAGACCCGGCCGAGACGGGTGCGCTGGTTGAACACTTCCGGCGCGATTTCCCCAATCAATGGACGCCGTCATTCTATAAAAACCCCGATTTGTTCGCCTGGTATTTCACAAAGCAGCCAGAAAAGGGACTGGCATTCGCGACGGAAATGCTTGCGGCAGCCGACCAACCCCAACCGACCGGAGCTCGCTCCCCGGTGAGCTGGTTCGACGAGCTCCTGACTATCTCCGGCGGCGACTTCAAGTCGGTTTGGCAGCGGATCCACGAGTACGCGCAGACCATCGTTGATGCGCAGAGCCTCATCCGCGGGAAAAAAGGCGCCGAAGCTCTTGCCCGGCTCGAGAAGGTCAGAACGCCGCTTCCCATTGAGGATCTGACACAGTTGACGCTGGTTCGTGCCCAGGCACTCGCCGTATCCGGCGATGTGCCCAAGGCGTACGAGATGCTGGCGGCAGAGTTGGAGCGCGAGGTCGTTCCCGAGTATCAGGAAGCCATTGTCAAATACGGGACGACGCTGGGCAAGTCTGCAAGACAGATCGACGCTGAAATCCGGATTCGCCGGGTGGCGAAGGCTGAGCCTTTCAAGGATTTCGACCTGTCGAAACTCGGAAGCCGAGAGCAGGTCAAGCTATCGGATCTCCGAGGCAAGGTTGTTCTGGTCGACTTCTGGTTTCCTGGCTGACACACTTGTTGTGTGGAGTTCCCACACCTCGAAGAACTGGTCAGGAAATACGGACGCAGGGGTTTCGTCATGATCACCGTGAACACGAGACCCGAGTCGAACGCCGATGGCGTCGAATTCATGGCTAAAAAACTCTACCACTTCACGAATCTGACCGCGGCGTCAAGCGGATGGGCGGCGAGCGAGTACAAGTTCTGGGGGGCACCCACGACGGTACTGCTGGATCAGCAAGGCCGAGAGATCATGCGGCACGTTGGATTCAGTCTCGCTGGCGTGCGCGCGATGGAAGCCGGAATCGACACGTTGCTGCGACAGGGAACGCGAACGAGGTAAGGCGCTCCGTTGCAGAGACCGCGGGTGTCAAGGGAAGGCGCGTATCGAAGCCCGTCCCCCACCGATCCCAATCAGGGCGGAACAGC
Coding sequences within it:
- a CDS encoding TIGR03435 family protein; its protein translation is MISALMNHLWQSTLFVLAAAIVAAALRKNGAHIRHGVWVIASLKFLVPFSLLISAGSALTVFRPPAAITADTTTAVTPSLPLTVDRFAQPFTSDDFVPAGPMRATASTTNWIPTVLLIIWGVGFLAVAWKRIRDWRRICAVVRQSTPVALQSPIPVRSSSGLLEPGIVGIWHPVLLVPAGIEHCLTPSQLNAVFAHELRHVQRRDNLTAAIHMVVEAVFWFYPPVWWIGARMVEERERACDEYVLGAFGEPQNYAESILNVCKLYVESPLPCVSGVNGSDLKKRVAAIMSSRIGARLNFARKAALTLAAILAIALPLVAGMLTAPFRAPAPGPATATTEQSPPAKFDLVSIRACSGPTQSGSAVPSTPGLRSGATPSAAQTSPGYVYWDCVTLAKLVDQAYADSDHPLLNSTVHPQPDPITRVSRQPKRVRGGPSWVETDMFTIEAKASVDVTDAGLVGRPNRNLTTLPGAMSQALRAMLEDRFQLKVRRVQEQQDLYALKIAKGGLNKQKVTKPTAGDCITIEEYSALAQQGQAPYMPKICGRLLSAHEGLIFSSVTMHWLAEVLSSSLDRFVVDQTGVDGLFNFALLYPEDGPRGDEFFIRALEQLGLKLETTKGPAEYLLIESVQRPKPNSPDADALQPPPHAQGPGRKPR
- a CDS encoding carboxypeptidase-like regulatory domain-containing protein, which produces MNLSAVVIVSLMLATAQNATRPSDLSGRVVFSDAGVPGVTVSAARSIDSDPRAVGRSVATLTNEEGVFRLANLEDGTWTLHVEMRGFVSIDRDVVVPLTEPPLVFALKMRPFEEIVRSGGARVASADASLPRAAPPVAAPPDEPGIINGSLTNGAATPFALPRAIGNNRPRLGRLYYGSFTSNLANSALNARPYSFGGSAVAADTSNVQLGFNLGGPFRIPWLIAHGPMMTLGLDYGANSNATAQSAFMPTGAERAGDFSQSATIVHDPLTGLPFADNTIPADRISPQATALFAYYPLPNTTTEGANFQRAIATGTRQGSARFQTWYALTRRDRIQGDVSGRRSVAESVNLFDFTDARRQNSFDAKIDWTHTFSQRLQMTSRYRYMQSVATLTPFFANRIDVSADAGIAGNDRSSVNWGPPTVAFPTIADLDDVEYQRTVTFLHALGVSFLWRRGGHNMTFGGDVNRTAFDQAAQPDARGTLSFTGAATGNALADFLLGIPTTSSMALGTTHTVLRGATFDAYFTDDFRIATGFTLNVGARWEYESPFTEREGRLANFDVVPGFAAVSPVLASDPVGSLTGRRYPASLLRVDKRGIEPRIAVSWRPKLTSSLVIRAGYGLYRNLGTYQSLALLLAQQPPFAKTFSIQNTPATPLTLANPFPASLPANSNTFAIDPDYRAGFSHSWQITVQSELPASMTVIAGYFANRGTHLMQAFLPNTYPAGAVNPCPACPTGFIYVTSNGTSSRDAAQFTLRRRLHNGFTAGLQYTLAKATDDAATFNNSGIEPGSLAIAQDWLNLAAERAPSSSDQRHLVSIQFQYGTGRRLTGGMLEDSKMGRIFNGWTVDGQLNAGSGLPFTPVAFVAVNGTGVVGVRPRLTGESPAPTAAGAYANVAAYAAPLPGAWGDAGRNSIRGPSQFTLDMSVARTFLLPRRLRIDWRVNATNVLNHVTFSSINTVITSPQFGLPTRTNAMRRIQMSLVFGF
- a CDS encoding VWA domain-containing protein, yielding MKLMIVTQLALLAAAAGLGLPVVGQQQPRPTFRASVNLIVQTVSVKDKQGKPILGLTAKDFIVTEDGQRQEIAFVEYEALDTTPLAPLTVLTTETERMPSAPVTSLPPLTKGTVAIPSTANTKYLGRRLVVLYFDLIGMSFFDKGRTFSSAAEYVAKRMTAADMVAVMVFQGRGVELRKDFTDDRMALAEVVRQLAIEADDARQNQFLAGFDPGGAFGEDSPTFNLFATDRQLNALQTAVTDLGPLRQAKTLIYFGSGLRDTGGYANIAQLRATVNAAVRANVTLNPIDARGLEAIPPMGDATQSSAGGAGMFSGTIAQMAVSRADRERDLLYAIAKDTGGRATFDTNDLARGIADAAGTIGSYYTLGYYSNNTATDGRYRRVKVTLADGVAAELSYRQGYYGEKDYSKFNAFDKERQLSEALRLEDPITDVPMALELNYFQISSVEYFVPISVRMPGGDLARLRPDGSSKSRIDMIGEIKDEYGVTMRNWRDLIEFSLDQNEAGRVASRPIQYETGFSLLPGKYTIKVLARDATAGRIGTYLHSFTIPNLEQEQTKLPTSSVVITQQRVAGADALFTVKQKIPIAVANPLFHDGQRLVPNVTRTLQTNRPLYVFLQAYERSAETMRPLAAYVTFIRDGVKVLETDTLEINEWDPKLKGVPIRFTIQLSSLEPGPYDCQISVLDPIGNHAAFWRAPVMIVR